Genomic segment of Juglans microcarpa x Juglans regia isolate MS1-56 chromosome 7S, Jm3101_v1.0, whole genome shotgun sequence:
ATATGAGATAGATTTGAATTAAGACTTTATACAATTTATGAATTTGATACGAACATGATActtaataataatgtaaatattGAACATAATTGATTGGATTAATAATCGAGTTATTATTAGGTTAGCTTGCAAACTTATCAATTAACTTGAATAAacttaattaaagaaaaaaaagagagtaattTGCACCCATCGGTGAGAGCCCAAGGTCCCAAATGGCACCAgtgatcttaaaaaaataaatttacaaattgatacgatttgatgtaatatgttaaattgtaaatttacttttagaatCTTGCTAGGGTGCCACCTGCAATTGTGCCCCCAGgcaaaattctcattttcaattttttttcatttttcttattcatatactttttaaaattttaaaattttaaaaaaatataaaaaaataataatcaatctactaatagtcacttccttaatcattaaataaaaaatataaaaaaataaaattaaatgcatgaatgGTCAAAATAAGAGAACAAAATGAGACCCCATGGTAACATTATtcttacttttattgtaaaatagatttaacgtatttgatgccatatcaatttatatatttatttttacaaaatctctTGGAAGCtctcttttctttaaatttcCTTACACACTCTACCTCGTTATCCTAACCGCAGGATTGATCAAaattcttcaatccaaatgtgtAATCTCCAATTATACCAGCTGAAGTTGCTGGTTAAGTGATTTCATATATCAACCACCTAAAACGATTTGTTGTAGCCGTAAGAAAATCTAAATGCTTACGCTCTCCAACAtgcttagaaaaagaaaataaaaagtttccAACATGTTAGATTCATAATATCAGAGAAAAGATAATACTACAAGTTATTTTCCTCAGCAGCATGGAATGCAATACAATTAAAGGATTGGAGTAGCTGCAACTCACACAGTACATGAAAATCtgaataaatttaatcattttttggtGGGGGTTATAAAAAGGGCAGGGCGCTTCTTAGATGAGCACCCATGCTCCTGCTATACAATCTTTGCTCCTTCAGAGATTGAAACAGAGGAGAAAGAATCAAGAATCTCACCCCTTTCTTATGCAACTAACTATAGTCTTAAAGCTTCTTTAAGCCCAATGCTGAAACTATTTTCCATGCCCCTCTTACCACCATTTCCTGTTTGCATCATGGCCACAAACTCATTGTAATCTATGCGTCCATCCTGCAAAATTAACAGAATCAcacaaaaaaaatgttaaaattacacATGAAATGCATTGGAGTGTTAGAATatggtttagattcagagatgagatgagatggttttagatagaagatgaaagttgaaaaaaatattgttagaatgttaatttttaatattattattgttttgaaaattgaaaaagttgaattggaatttgaaaatgttgaattgtttattatattttatacaaaattttgaaaaaattataatgatgagatgagatgacctTTAACCATAGCAGCAGAGAAATGGCCCGTAGGTGAAAATTATGaacttgaaaatttataattattttttttttggcttttcttAGCTGTTAACAATTAGGTCCATATCTCAAGCCATCCCACTATTCCAAATGCCTGATCACCATGGTAGGATGACGTTAACTTTTTAAATACAACTAGTTTTCATCTGAAAAAACCGTTCGTCAAGCCCAACCAAAATGATTTTCAAGTTTTCTCAAATGGGTTCTACCAAGTTACCAGGTTAGGCAAACTAGACCATCCATTGTTGAGTCAAAAGTTCCAAAGAAGTGGTCTATATATGCCTAGTATAAATGTGGGagtataataaaagaaaatactcacATTGTCCTGATCAACTTCTTGGATAATTTCTTCCAGGGGAACATCTCCAATGCCAAACTCCTCGCAAGCTTTTTGAAGCTCATCAGGCGTAATATAACCACTTCCATCCTTATCAAAGTACGAAAAAGCTGCAAATAGATGATCTTCTCTCTCGATTTTGTTCAGATGCAATGTTGCAGCAATGAACTCCCCGTAATCAATGGTTCCACTGTTATCTATATCTGCCTGCAATTCAGTAACTaagtgtattaaaaaaataattcttaatGCAGCATTATTTCCTCGTCATAAGTCAGAACACAGGATTCCCGCAAACACTCATAACCTATATTCATATTCTTACCAATAGCCCCTTGGTACAATGAGACTAGAAAGGTTTTCCAAGCAATCTACTATGTTTTGGAAGGACAAAAGAATAGTATATTGATgtccacatatatataataatagaaagaaaatgaaacttgTACCCCCTCAAAGTAGTAACCCTCACCCCAATCAATGCAATCATCAATGGATAAATCCTGCTTATCCAAAATAATATGGCATTACTTTAGGGGGGTAAGAATCaatccattttcattttcataaagtTATGTTTTGGCAGGGGCGGGGGTAAGAATATCCCGTGTGCAGTTTATTTCAAATACAAGCATTACGACTCTGCTATTCGTCTTCAGAggctctttttcttctttttccagcAATTAGCATAATATCAATTATTGCGACTTGGAGTAGCTCTAATACTTGGATCCAAATTCATCTAATACTTACCGCTTGCATTAGATCATAAATTTCAGACTCCTTAAGATTAGCTCCTACTCTTTTCATACCAGCCTTAAGTTCTTCAAAAGTGATTTGACCACTATTATCCGCATCTATCATCTTAAACATCTCTTTTAGACCAGCTATCTCTTCTTCAGATAAGCTCTCTGCAATGACCTGCAGAGAACAaagatagagagaaaaaatgtcATTCTATCTAACAGAAAATCAAACAATATATTCAATCTGTATTATGTACAAATTGCATCTGAATACATTAGTTTATGTGGCAAGGCTAACGATTGAGCTATTCAATGATCTTATATTCAAAAGCCTTCAGCTTTTCCACGGACACTTACTCTAAGAGCCAATTTCTTGAGCTTGTTCATGGCAGAAAATTGCTTCAAGCGACTTAAAACTGCAGAATCAAGAGGCTTGTCAGGAGCAACTCCATCAACTTGAACCCAAGGGTGACCTGTCAGGAATTTGAACCATAGATTAGCCACTAAAAGAAAAACCTGACCAAAACCTACATAAAGATCATAGGATGTATACATGCACAACGAATGACAATGATTCGAGACAAAAGGCAGAAGCAGATGATTTTGTCATTCTAAAGAGTTTTgaataaagaaggaaaataaaaaagaaagtaagcACATTTGTTCCAAATTACATATCAAGTAACCAACAAACCAGGGTTAATCACCTCAACAACCTTTTCAAGGGTTCAGTAATTTAATGATCTAAAACAGAccttaaaagacaacaaaacAAATCAATAGTAGTTCTCtgtcaatattttgaaaaacaacTCACTTTGAATGAAAATTCTTCTCATTTATCAATCAGAATACAAAAATCAACGTTACAACAGCATCAAGGGAGCTCTCATCATTCCTTCAATGCGGTTTTAGTATATATTCATCACAGCTCACAAGAAAAAACATTAAGGGAAgcattatagaaaaataattcagCAATTAGAACTGCATTTGCCATTATTCTAGTCCAACACTTCGCTAAAATCCAGCACAGCATTGACAGGCCAAGAAAATTGTTAGATTTCAAGGTTACTTTTGGTgcaaaaaatgaacaaaattgtGATCTCAGAAATCAAACCATTCAAGTGATTTGCAGAGACTCAATGGCACATGTATTCCAATAGAAATAGGTCCTGCCAAAAAAAGACTCACACAAAACTTCATGTGCAGTTAGACGCCTTTTAGGATCTCGAACAAGCATTCTCTTCACTAAATCCTTTGCACTGTCGGAGATACTAGGCCATGGGTCAGATGAGAAGTCAAGATCGCCATGCAGGACCTGTTCGAATATCCCTTGCTCAGATTCTACAACATCATGGCGAGGATGGAAAAGAATGTCAGCGAAAAGGAAACAATAAACCAAAATCTGGAACATACTTAGACATACACAGACACCATAGAGTGAAGTTTCAAGGACAAGTAAATTCCGAAATTCTTACCAGCCCAAAAGGGAGGCACTCCACACAATAGAATGTAAAGAATCACCCCAGCACTCCAAACATCTGCTTCTGGACCATAACGTTTTCGCAGAACTTCTGGTGCAACATAATATGGGCTGCCAACCACATCAGAAAATTCTTCACCTAGAAGGGTACAAAACCATTGATTTCTTATTAGAAAGTCTCAAAGAAACAGAGGAAGGAGTGGTGGAACAATCAACCCAATAAGTAGCTACACATTCAACCAcaaattaaacaataatttgagaaaaaaagttgtTGGTGAAAACATGCTTGTAGCAGTATCA
This window contains:
- the LOC121240720 gene encoding calcium-dependent protein kinase 1-like produces the protein MGNTCVGPSMASNGLVQSVYAAMWRTRTPDDSVSSHTNGETINEQTHNQPGSPLPVQNKPPEQVTMPKPETKSEPVQPTKAKKNPYMKRVASAGLRAEVLKTKTGNLKEFFSLGKKLGQGQFGTTFLCVEQATGEEYACKSIAKRKLITDEDIEDVRREIQIMHHLKGHPNVISIKGAYEDKVAVHVVMELCAGGELFDRIIKRGHYTERKAAALTRTIVGVVEACHSLGVMHRDLKPENFLFVNNQEDSLLKTIDFGLSIFFKPGEEFSDVVGSPYYVAPEVLRKRYGPEADVWSAGVILYILLCGVPPFWAESEQGIFEQVLHGDLDFSSDPWPSISDSAKDLVKRMLVRDPKRRLTAHEVLCHPWVQVDGVAPDKPLDSAVLSRLKQFSAMNKLKKLALRVIAESLSEEEIAGLKEMFKMIDADNSGQITFEELKAGMKRVGANLKESEIYDLMQAADIDNSGTIDYGEFIAATLHLNKIEREDHLFAAFSYFDKDGSGYITPDELQKACEEFGIGDVPLEEIIQEVDQDNDGRIDYNEFVAMMQTGNGGKRGMENSFSIGLKEALRL